In Cherax quadricarinatus isolate ZL_2023a chromosome 28, ASM3850222v1, whole genome shotgun sequence, a single window of DNA contains:
- the LOC128693267 gene encoding glyoxylate/hydroxypyruvate reductase A, translated as MAATRRTVHVFSIIPRLSQLVQDGLPDVQVVQVDVAGSIAGKYSKEVTEEEVNALQEAELLLVDNNLLVQMTDRLPRLRWAQGTWAGVEGLVSNFKDKPKPTFPVTRMASDTFSQLMAEYTVGWIISHERGWLDCRQYQLKGEWGHKGNIAYYRSLRELTVGVLGMGIIGKEVARSLKGFSATVHAYTRTAPSVENKSNNVDKYWHTGELHSFLQQCDYIVNIIPSTPETRGMLGGNTLKNAKKNAVFINIGRGDIISETDIVKALDCDWISAAILDVFLKEPLPTDSLLWKHPKVMITPHAAGVSRAVDVADAFIANFRRYTKGLVVENIINWDRGY; from the exons ATGGCGGCTACAAGGAGGACTGTACATGTCTTCTCTATTATCCCTCGCCTCTCCCAGCTGGTGCAAGATGGTCTACCTGACgtgcaggtggtacaggtggacGTGGCAG GAAGTATTGCTGGGAAGTATTCTAAAGAAGTTACAGAGGAGGAAGTTAATGCTTTGCAAGAGGCAGAATTGCTCTTGGTGGATAATAATCTTCTTGTTCAG ATGACAGATCGATTACCAAGACTACGGTGGGCCCAGGGAACATGGGCGGGGGTTGAAGGACTTGTCAGTAACTTCAAGGACAAG CCAAAGCCCACATTCCCAGTCACCCGCATGGCCAGTGACACCTTCAGTCAACTCATGGCAGAATACACTGTTGGTTGGATCATTAGCCATGAACGAGGTTGGCTGGACTGTAGGCAGTACCAG CTGAAAGGTGAATGGGGGCACAAGGGCAACATAGCATATTATCGCAGCCTGCGGGAGTTAACGGTGGGTGTCCTTGGCATGGGGATCATTGGTAAAGAGG tgGCCAGGTCTTTAAAAGGCTTCAGTGCAACAGTTCATGCTTACACCCGCACTGCACCCTCTGTGGAAAACAAGTCAAATAATGTAGATAAATACTG GCACACTGGAGAGTTGCACTCGTTTCTACAACAGTGTgattacattgttaatataattCCATCGACTCCTGAGACCAGAGGAATGTTGGGAGGCAACACGTTAAAAAATGCCAA GAAGAATGCAGTCTTCATCAACATTGGCCGGGGAGATATCATCAGTGAGACTGACATTGTGAAAGCTCTTGATTGTGACTGGATCTCAGCAGCAATACTGGATGTGTTTCTAAAGGAACCATTACCAACAGATAGCCTACTTTGGAAACATCCTAAG GTGATGATAACTCCGCATGCAGCAGGTGTTAGTCGTGCAGTGGATGTTGCTGACGCTTTTATTGCTAACTTCAGACGTTACACTAAGGGACTTGTTGTTGAGAATATAATTAATTGGGACAGAGGCTATTAG